Part of the Catalinimonas alkaloidigena genome is shown below.
GAACTCCCTCTCCGGTAAAAGATCCCGGTGCCACTGATATGGTGATCTTCCGTGAGAATACCGAAGATATCTATGCTGGCATAGAATACATGAACGGTACGCCGGAGTGTGATAAAGTGAAGAACTTTTTGATCAATGAAATGGGGGTGAAAAATATTCGTTTCCCTGAAACTACCTCTCTGGGCGTAAAGCCAGTTTCTGTAGAAGGAACGGAGCGCCTGGTGAAAGGTGCTATTGATTATGCGCTTACTCATAAGCTACCTTCAGTTACGCTGGTACATAAAGGTAATATTATGAAGTTTACTGAAGGAGCCTTCAAGCAGTGGGGATACGACCTGGCCAAAAGAGAATATGGCGCGAAAGACTACGAAGGTGGTCCCTGGCAGATCATTGAGCAAGACGGTCACAAGGTGATTATCAAGGATGTGATTGCTGATGCCTTTTTACAGCAAATCCTGTTGCGTCCTGCTGAGTACTCAGTAGTAGCTACATTGAACCTTAACGGTGATTATATCTCTGATGCCCTGGCAGCCATTGTGGGAGGTATCGGTATTGCTCCCGGGGCGAACATTAACTATAATGAAGGCAGTGCAATCTTCGAAGCTACGCATGGTACAGCACCTAAATATGCTGGTCAGGATAAAGTAAACCCTGGTTCAGTAATTCTTTCCGGTGCTATGATGCTTGACTATATGGGCTGGACCGAAGCGGCTGCGCTGATTAGAAAAGGATTGGAAGGCTCTGTTGCCAATAAGAAAGTGACTTATGACTTTGAGCGTCTGATGGAAGGAGCTACTTTGTTGAAGTGCTCTGAATTTGGGGATAGCATCATCAGCTATATGTAGTTACAATAAAAAAGCAGGTGGCCCGGACCACCTGCTCATATAGTAAGTTTTCTGCATTCCTTATTTCGACCAGATTTTTTGTACTTCTGCTACCATTGTTTCCACTAAGGTCTTTTCTAAACCCAACCTATCAGCAATATTCAAACAAAGCTGGTATTCGGTTTCCGCAATTTCTCCGTCAATAATTGACATGAATATGGCGTCGTTTAACTGCTCTTCACGCTCAATCTGATTTAAAGGTACCATATACTGTAACTGATGAGCATCTA
Proteins encoded:
- the icd gene encoding NADP-dependent isocitrate dehydrogenase; protein product: MSEQKITINNGQLNVPDQPIIPFIEGDGIGVDIWPAAQKVLDAAVEKAYNGSKSIVWKEVLAGEKAYNDSGEWMPKATLDAFREYLVGIKGPLTTPVGGGIRSLNVALRQELDLYACVRPVRWYKGTPSPVKDPGATDMVIFRENTEDIYAGIEYMNGTPECDKVKNFLINEMGVKNIRFPETTSLGVKPVSVEGTERLVKGAIDYALTHKLPSVTLVHKGNIMKFTEGAFKQWGYDLAKREYGAKDYEGGPWQIIEQDGHKVIIKDVIADAFLQQILLRPAEYSVVATLNLNGDYISDALAAIVGGIGIAPGANINYNEGSAIFEATHGTAPKYAGQDKVNPGSVILSGAMMLDYMGWTEAAALIRKGLEGSVANKKVTYDFERLMEGATLLKCSEFGDSIISYM